In the genome of Drosophila subpulchrella strain 33 F10 #4 breed RU33 chromosome 2L, RU_Dsub_v1.1 Primary Assembly, whole genome shotgun sequence, one region contains:
- the LOC119548418 gene encoding probable multidrug resistance-associated protein lethal(2)03659 has protein sequence MQSLKAKDLPENPRERSNIFSILTYWYTMPIFIKGRKVTLNTKDLYRALKEHKSETLGNKLSSAWEIELETHKENASLLRALLRVFGWYFAFLGLVIFVLEGILTMQPTFLVKLMSSFSHGSESIGTAYAYAAGVILCNALCVAILHPYMFALTHLGKFITVMCLKIRVGLTTMIYRKSLRLSTTALAKLTAGHIVNLISNDLGRVDSIVHFTHVLWLGPLQALLVTYLMYQEIGIAAVFGMSFMLMFIPLQMYLGHKISVLRLETALRTDKRMRMMTEIISGIQVIKMYAWELPFERLVSYARRKEINTIRHVAYIKGILSSFNNFLTRVSIFISLVAFVLLGQFLTAEVAFLITAYYNVVRVNATTLFPSGITQTAEILVSIKRVQQFLQSEEAEDSDTEVGKDIQEKETLLPSTHPVITTEDSLRSKACLTISGLKARWDTSAPDYTLSGVNMQVHPGTLLAIVGHTGSGKSSLLQAIMGELRAESGEINISGTMSYASQEPWLFSGTVRQNILFGQPMDRRRYDAVVKECALERDFELLPLKDKTIVGDRGASLSGGQKARISLARAVYRQASIYLLDDPLSAVDSNVARHLFEHCMRGYLRDRIVILATHQLQFLQQADQIVIMNKGQVSAVGTYEELQRSGADFGSILDEPESHEEPAEERSRTPSITEQRRSSVKSVLSNAESCPGDTPEEQVKEVGRSGLGVFTDYFKAGGGLLPFVVMTSFFLGSQGLASLGDYFLSPWVSKKRDVVVQEDTSNSKGADDAMHDTYIFMLITVLTIVVTVKRSFLFYNLAMKASIRLHNSMFRGICRASMYFFNTNPSGSILNRFSKDMGQVDEVLPPLMMTVIQDFLSLAGNILVISIVNPLFLLPAIAVGVVFYHLRTFYLKTSRDVQRLEANARSPVYSHFAASLTGLPTIRAFGAQKILEAEFDSCQDMHSSAAYMFISISRAFGYWMDIFCLLYIATVTLGFFIFPPANGADVGLAITQAMGLMGTVQWTVRQSAELETTMISVERVREYEDIEPEGALEATADKKPPQSWPEEGKIEFDELSLRYMPDPKSENVLKSLSFVIKPREKIGIVGRTGAGKSSLINALFRLSYNDGSVLIDKRDTSEMGLHDLRSKISIIPQEPVLFSGSMRYNLDPFDEYSDEKLWHSLEEVKLREVVANMATGLETKITERGSNFSVGQRQLVCLARAILRDNRILVMDEATANVDPQTDALIQTTIRKKFKDCTVLTIAHRLHTVMDSDKILVMDGGRAVEFGTPYELLTAADSNVFHDMVTQTGQTSYDSLQTIAKKAFEN, from the exons ATGCAGTCGTTAAAAGCCAAAGATCTCCCGGAGAACCCGAGAGAGCGATCAAACATTTTTTCAATACTAACTTATTG gtATACCATGCCCATTTTTATAAAGGGGCGAAAAGTCACGTTGAATACGAAGGATCTATACAGGGCCTTGAAAGAACACAAGTCAG agaCCCTCGGCAACAAATTGAGCAGTGCCTGGGAGATAGAACTGGAGACCCACAAGGAGAACGCCAGCTTGCTGAGGGCTCTCCTGCGTGTATTCGGCTGGTATTTCGCCTTCCTTGGCCTAGTAATCTTTGTCTTGGAGGGAATTTTAACGATGCAGCCCACATTTCTGGTGAAGCTGATGTCTTCCTTCTCCCACGGCTCGGAGTCCATTGGGACAGCTTATGCATATGCGGCTGGAGTCATTTTGTGCAATGCCCTCTGCGTAGCAATCCTGCATCCTTACATGTTTGCCCTCACTCATTTAGGAAAGTTCATTACTGTTATGT GCCTTAAAATTCGAGTGGGTTTGACCACCATGATCTACCGGAAGAGCCTTCGATTGAGCACGACGGCCTTGGCCAAACTAACTGCCGGGCACATAgtcaatttaatttccaacGATCTGGGCCGAGTAGACTCGATTGTCCACTTTACGCACGTTCTTTGGTTGGGCCCACTTCAGGCGCTTTTGGTAACCTATCTCATGTACCAAGAG ATTGGAATAGCTGCAGTGTTTGGCATGTCCTTCATGCTAATGTTTATACCCCTGCAGATGTACCTGGGCCACAAGATCTCGGTGCTTCGTTTGGAAACCGCACTACGGACGGACAAAAGAATGCGGATGATGACTGAGATCATCTCCGGCATTCAGGTGATTAAAATGTACGCCTGGGAGCTTCCCTTCGAGCGGTTGGTATCCTACGCACGCAGAAAGGAGATCAATACCATCCGGCACGTGGCCTATATAAAGGGCATCCTCTCGTCCTTCAATAACTTCCTCACCAGAGTATCCATCTTCATCAGTCTGGTGGCGTTTGTTCTATTGGGCCAGTTCCTTACGGCGGAAGTGGCTTTTCTGATAACCGCATACTATAACGTGGTGCGCGTCAATGCAACAACCCTTTTTCCATCGGGTATCACGCAGACGGCGGAGATCCTAGTTTCCATCAAGCGTGtgcagcagtttctgcaaTCTGAAGAGGCAGAAGACTCAGATACCGAGGTAGGAAAAGATATTCAGGAGAAAGAAACACTTCTACCATCGACTCACCCCGTCATTACTACTGAAGACTCCCTTCGATCGAAGGCGTGCTTAACCATAAGTGGACTTAAAGCCAGGTGGGATACCAGTGCACCGGATTACACACTTAGTGGAGTAAACATGCAGGTCCATCCCGGCACTTTGTTGGCCATTGTGGGTCACACTGGGTCAGGAAAATCCAGCCTTCTTCAAGCCATTATGGGAGAGCTGCGCGCCGAATCTGGCGAGATCAATATCAGTGGAACGATGTCCTACGCCTCCCAAGAGCCGTGGCTCTTTTCCGGCACCGTGCGCCAGAATATCCTCTTTGGCCAGCCCATGGACCGTCGGCGGTACGATGCGGTGGTGAAGGAATGCGCTCTGGAACGAGACTTTGAGCTACTTCCGCTCAAGGACAAAACCATTGTGGGAGACCGCGGAGCTTCCCTGTCGGGCGGCCAGAAGGCGAGAATCAGTTTGGCCAGGGCTGTCTACCGGCAGGCCTCCATCTACTTGCTGGACGATCCACTCAGTGCGGTGGACTCCAACGTGGCCCGCCATCTCTTCGAGCATTGCATGCGTGGCTACCTGCGGGATCGTATTGTCATTCTGGCCACCCATCAGCTGCAGTTCCTGCAGCAAGCCGACCAAATAGTGATCATGAATAAAGGCCAGGTTAGTGCTGTGGGCACCTATGAGGAGCTTCAAAGATCGGGCGCCGACTTTGGCAGCATTCTGGATGAACCAGAGAGTCACGAGGAGCCGGCGGAGGAACGGTCAAGGACCCCCAGTATCACAGAGCAGCGGCGAAGCAGTGTGAAATCAGTGCTGTCCAATGCGGAATCCTGTCCAGGGGATACCCCCGAGGAACAGGTGAAAGAGGTGGGTCGAAGTGGCTTGGGAGTGTTCACCGATTACTTCAAGGCAGGAGGCGGACTCCTCCCCTTTGTCGTGATGACAAGCTTCTTTTTGGGCTCCCAGGGACTTGCCTCGCTTGGGGATTACTTTCTGTCCCCGTG GGTCTCAAAAAAAAGGGATGTGGTTGTCCAAGAAGACACAAGTAACTCAAAAGGTGCAGATGACGCAATGCACGACACCTACATATTTATGCTGATTACAGTGCTAACCATTGTTGTGACCGTAAAACGATCCTTCCTGTTTTACAACTTGGCGATGAAGGCCTCTATTCGGTTGCACAACTCCATGTTTCGTGGCATTTGTCGAGCTTCCATGTACTTCTTCAACACGAACCCTTCGGGGAGTATCCTAAATCGCTTCTCCAAGGACATGGGTCAAGTGGATGAGGTGCTGCCCCCTCTGATGATGACGGTCATCCAGGACTTCCTGTCGCTTGCAGGAAATATCCTTGTCATATCCATTGTCAATCCTCTATTCCTCTTACCCGCCATCGCAGTTGGTGTAGTATTTTATCACCTGCGCACTTTTTACCTTAAAACTTCGCGGGACGTTCAGCGATTAGAGGCCAATG CTCGATCTCCTGTTTACTCGCATTTTGCTGCTTCTCTCACTGGACTTCCCACTATTCGAGCCTTTGGAGCTCAGAAAATTTTGGAAGCGGAGTTCGATAGTTGCCAAGATATGCACAGCTCCGCTGCCTATATGTTCATCAGCATATCACGCGCCTTTGGCTATTGGATGGATATATTCTGTTTGCTCTATATAGCGACTGTAACACTCGGCTTCTTCATCTTTCCGCCTGCGAACGGAGCTGATGTTGGTCTGGCGATAACTCAG GCCATGGGCTTGATGGGTACAGTCCAGTGGACTGTCCGCCAGTCGGCCGAGTTGGAAACCACAATGATTTCCGTGGAGAGGGTTCGTGAGTACGAGGACATTGAGCCAGAGGGAGCCTTGGAGGCCACAGCGGATAAGAAGCCACCTCAATCCTGGCCAGAGGAGGGTAAAATAGAGTTTGATGAGCTGAGCCTGCGCTACATGCCGGATCCAAAGTCGGAAAACGTTCTCAAGTCCCTAAGCTTCGTCATCAAGCCAAGGGAAAAGATAGGCATCGTTGGCCGCACTGGGGCTGGCAAGTCCTCGCTGATAAACGCCCTCTTCCGACTGTCCTATAACGATGGATCCGTCCTCATAGACAAGAGGGACACAAGTGAGATGGGTCTGCACGATCTGCGCAGTAAGATCTCGATTATTCCCCAGGAACCCGTTCTGTTCTCCGGCTCTATGCGGTACAACCTGGATCCCTTCGACGAATACAGCGATGAAAAGCTGTGGCACTCCTTGGAGGAGGTGAAACTTAGGGAAGTGGTGGCCAATATGGCTACTGGTTTGGAGACCAAAATCACCGAGCGAGGATCAAACTTTAGCGTGGGTCAGCGCCAGTTGGTGTGTTTGGCAAGGGCTATACTGCGGGATAATAGAATCCTCGTGATGGACGAGGCCACGGCCAACGTGGATCCCCAGACAGATGCTTTAATTCAAACCACCATTCGGAAGAAGTTCAAGGACTGCACCGTCCTGACGATAGCCCATCGATTACACACTGTAATGGACTCGGACAAGATATTGGTCATGGATGGTGGACGGGCTGTGGAGTTTGGGACGCCCTATGAGCTTTTGACGGCAGCAGATTCTAATGTGTTTCACGACATGGTCACGCAGACGGGACAGACTTCATACGACTCCCTTCAGACAATAGCTAAAAAA GCCTTTGAAAATTGA
- the LOC119546352 gene encoding probable multidrug resistance-associated protein lethal(2)03659 — protein MQRLKADDLPENPRERSNIFEILCFWFTIPTFIKGRMVTLGTKDLYRALKEHKSETLGNKLCSAWQIEMETYKENASLLRCLLRVYGWYFAFLGLVLFIMNGILTMQPPFLVELMSSFSHGSESIGTAYVYAAGVILCDALFVILLHPFAFAINHLGFKIRVGLTSMIYRKSLRLSKTALGEMSAGHIINLISNDLGRMENFLQFTHILWLGPLQALLVTYLMYQEIGIAAVFGMSFMLMFIPLQMYLGHKISVLRLETALRTDKRMRMMTEIISGIQVIKMYAWELPFERLVSYARRKEINTIRHVAYIKGILSSCNNFLTRVSIFISLVGFVLLGQFLTAEVAFLITAYYNVVRVNATTLFALGITQTAEILVSIKRVQQFLQSEEAEDSDTEAGKDIQEKETLLPTTHPVITTEDSLRSKACLTISGLKARWDTSAPDYTLSGVNMQVHPGTLLAIVGHTGSGKSSLLQAILGELRAESGEINISGTMSYASQEPWLFSGTVRQNILFGQPMDRRRYDAVVKECALERDFELLPLKDKTIVGDRGASLSGGQKARISLARAVYRQASIYLLDDPLSAVDTKVARHLFEHCMRGYLRDRIVILATHQLQFLQQADQIVIMNKGQVSAVGTYEELQRSGADFGSILDEPESHEEPAEERSRTPSITEQRRSSVKSVLSNAESCPGDTPEEQVKEVGRSDLGVYTDYFKAGGGLLPFVVMISFFLGSQGLASLGDYFLSPWVSKKRDVVVQEDTSNSKGADDAMHDTYIFMLITVLTIVVTVKRSFLFYNLAMKASIRLHNSMFRGICRASMYFFNTIPSGSILNRFSKDMGQVDEVLPPLMMTVIQDFLSLAGNILVISIVNPLFLLPAIAVGVVFYHLRTFYLKTSRDVKRLEANARSPVYSHFAASLTGLPTIRAFGAQKILEAEFDSCQDMHSSAAYMFISISRAFGFWIDIFCVLYIATVTLGFFIFPPANKAEVGLAITQAMGLMGTVQWTVRQSAELETTMISVERVREYEDIEPEGALEATADKKPPQSWPEEGKIEFDELSLRYMPDPKTENVLKSLSFVIKPREKIGIVGRTGAGKSSLINALFRLSYNDGSVLIDKRDTSEMGLHDLRSKISIIPQEPVLFSGTMRYNLDPFDEYSDEKLWHSLEEVKLREVVANMATGLETKITEGGSNFSVGQRQLVCLARAILRDNRILVMDEATANVDPQTDALIQTTIRKKFKDCTVLTIAHRLHTVVDSDKILVMDAGRAVEFRTPYELLTAGDTKVFYDMVMQTGHATYDNLLRTAQKVFVGSQMQSISS, from the exons ATGCAAAGGTTAAAGGCCGATGATCTTCCGGAGAATCCGCGAGAGCGATCGAACATTTTTGAGATACTATGTTTTTG GTTTACCATACCCACTTTTATTAAGGGCCGAATGGTAACATTGGGAACTAAGGACCTTTACAGGGCCTTGAAAGAGCACAAGTCAG agaCCCTCGGCAACAAGTTATGCAGTGCCTGGCAGATTGAAATGGAGACTTACAAGGAGAACGCCAGTTTGCTGAGGTGTCTCCTGCGGGTATACGGCTGGTATTTTGCCTTTCTTGGTCTAGTTCTCTTCATTATGAATGGTATACTAACGATGCAGCCTCCATTTCTGGTTGAGCTGATGTCTTCCTTCTCCCACGGCTCGGAGTCCATTGGGACAGCTTATGTATATGCGGCCGGGGTCATTTTGTGCGATGCCCTCTTCGTTATTCTACTACACCCTTTCGCGTTTGCCATCAACCACTTGG GCTTTAAGATTCGGGTGGGTCTGACCAGCATGATCTACCGGAAGAGTCTTCGGTTGAGCAAGACCGCGTTGggggaaatgtctgctgggcacataatcaatttaatttcaaacGACCTGGGCCGCATGGAAAATTTTCTTCAGTTCACCCACATTCTTTGGTTAGGTCCACTTCAGGCGCTTTTGGTAACCTATCTCATGTACCAAGAG ATTGGAATAGCTGCAGTGTTTGGCATGTCCTTCATGCTAATGTTTATACCCCTGCAGATGTACCTGGGCCACAAGATCTCGGTGCTTCGTTTGGAAACCGCACTACGGACGGACAAAAGAATGCGGATGATGACTGAGATCATCTCCGGCATTCAGGTGATTAAAATGTACGCCTGGGAGCTGCCCTTCGAGCGGTTGGTATCCTACGCACGCAGAAAGGAGATCAATACCATCCGGCACGTGGCCTATATAAAGGGCATCCTCTCGTCCTGCAATAACTTCCTCACCAGAGTATCCATCTTCATCAGTCTGGTGGGGTTTGTTCTATTGGGCCAGTTCCTTACGGCGGAAGTGGCTTTTCTGATAACCGCATACTACAACGTAGTGCGCGTCAATGCAACCACCCTTTTTGCATTGGGTATCACGCAGACGGCGGAGATCCTAGTTTCCATCAAGCGTGtgcagcagtttctgcaaTCTGAAGAGGCAGAAGACTCAGATACCGAGGCAGGAAAAGATATTCAGGAGAAAGAAACACTTCTACCCACGACTCACCCCGTCATTACTACTGAAGACTCCCTTCGCTCGAAGGCGTGCTTAACCATAAGTGGACTTAAAGCCAGGTGGGATACCAGTGCACCGGATTACACACTTAGTGGAGTAAACATGCAGGTCCATCCCGGCACTTTGTTGGCCATTGTGGGTCACACTGGGTCAGGAAAATCCAGCCTTCTCCAAGCCATTCTGGGAGAGCTGCGCGCCGAATCTGGCGAGATCAATATCAGTGGAACGATGTCCTACGCCTCTCAAGAGCCGTGGCTTTTTTCCGGCACCGTGCGCCAGAATATCCTCTTTGGCCAGCCCATGGACCGTCGGCGGTACGATGCGGTGGTGAAGGAATGCGCTCTGGAACGAGACTTTGAGCTACTTCCGCTCAAGGACAAAACGATTGTGGGAGACCGCGGAGCTTCCCTGTCGGGCGGCCAGAAGGCGAGAATCAGTTTGGCCAGGGCTGTCTACCGGCAGGCCTCCATCTACTTGCTGGACGATCCACTCAGTGCGGTGGACACCAAGGTGGCCCGCCATCTCTTCGAGCATTGCATGCGTGGCTACCTGCGGGATCGTATTGTCATTCTGGCCACCCATCAGCTGCAGTTCCTGCAGCAAGCCGATCAAATAGTGATCATGAATAAGGGCCAAGTTAGTGCTGTTGGCACCTATGAGGAGCTTCAAAGATCGGGCGCCGACTTTGGCAGCATTCTGGATGAACCAGAGAGTCACGAGGAGCCGGCGGAGGAACGGTCAAGGACCCCCAGTATCACAGAGCAGCGGCGAAGCAGTGTGAAATCAGTGCTGTCCAATGCGGAATCCTGTCCAGGGGATACCCCCGAGGAACAGGTGAAAGAGGTGGGTCGAAGTGACTTGGGAGTGTACACCGATTACTTCAAGGCAGGAGGCGGACTCCTCCCCTTCGTCGTGATGATAAGCTTCTTTCTGGGCTCCCAGGGACTAGCCTCGCTTGGGGATTACTTTCTGTCCCCGTG GGTCTCAAAAAAAAGGGATGTGGTTGTCCAAGAAGACACAAGTAACTCAAAAGGTGCAGATGACGCAATGCACGACACCTACATATTTATGCTGATTACAGTGCTAACCATTGTTGTGACCGTAAAACGATCCTTTCTGTTTTACAACTTGGCGATGAAGGCCTCTATTCGGTTGCACAACTCCATGTTTCGTGGCATTTGTCGAGCTTCCATGTACTTCTTCAACACGATCCCTTCGGGGAGTATCCTAAATCGCTTCTCCAAGGACATGGGTCAAGTGGATGAGGTGCTGCCCCCTCTGATGATGACGGTCATCCAGGACTTCCTGTCGCTTGCCGGAAATATCCTTGTCATATCCATTGTCAATCCTCTATTCCTCTTACCCGCCATCGCGGTTGGTGTAGTATTTTATCACCTGCGCACTTTTTACCTTAAAACTTCGCGGGATGTTAAGCGATTAGAGGCCAATG CTCGATCTCCGGTTTACTCGCATTTTGCTGCTTCTCTCACTGGACTTCCCACTATTCGAGCCTTTGGAGCTCAGAAAATTTTAGAGGCGGAGTTCGATAGTTGCCAAGATATGCACAGCTCCGCTGCCTATATGTTCATCAGCATATCACGCGCCTTTGGATTTTGGATAGATATATTCTGTGTGCTCTATATAGCGACTGTAACACTCGGCTTCTTCATCTTTCCGCCAGCCAATAAAGCTGAAGTTGGTCTAGCGATAACTCAG GCCATGGGCTTGATGGGCACAGTCCAGTGGACTGTCCGCCAGTCGGCCGAGTTGGAAACCACAATGATTTCCGTGGAGAGGGTTCGTGAGTACGAGGACATTGAGCCAGAGGGAGCCTTGGAGGCCACAGCGGATAAGAAGCCACCTCAATCCTGGCCGGAGGAGGGTAAAATAGAGTTTGATGAGCTGAGCCTGCGCTACATGCCGGATCCAAAGACGGAAAACGTTCTCAAGTCCCTAAGCTTCGTCATCAAGCCAAGGGAAAAGATAGGCATCGTTGGCCGCACTGGGGCTGGCAAGTCCTCGCTGATAAACGCCCTCTTCCGACTGTCCTACAACGATGGATCCGTCCTCATAGACAAGAGGGACACAAGTGAGATGGGTCTGCACGATCTGCGCAGTAAGATCTCGATTATTCCCCAGGAACCCGTTCTGTTCTCCGGCACTATGCGGTACAACCTGGATCCCTTCGACGAATACAGCGATGAAAAGCTGTGGCACTCCTTGGAGGAGGTGAAACTTAGGGAAGTGGTGGCCAATATGGCTACTGGTTTGGAAACCAAAATCACCGAGGGAGGATCCAACTTTAGCGTGGGTCAGCGACAGTTGGTGTGCTTGGCAAGGGCTATACTGCGGGATAATAGAATCCTCGTGATGGATGAGGCCACGGCCAACGTGGATCCCCAGACAGATGCACTAATCCAAACCACCATTCGGAAGAAGTTCAAGGACTGCACCGTCCTGACGATAGCCCATCGATTACACACTGTAGTGGACTCGGACAAGATATTGGTCATGGATGCTGGTCGAGCTGTAGAATTTCGGACGCCCTATGAACTTCTGACGGCGGGGGATACCAAGGTGTTCTACGACATGGTCATGCAAACGGGACATGCCACCTATGATAACCTGCTGAGAACCGCACAAAAG GTCTTTGTCGGTTCTCAGATGCAAAGTATATCTTCCTAA